A genomic window from Cytophagia bacterium CHB2 includes:
- a CDS encoding serine hydrolase — translation MSEKKMIRHMRAVLIVLIFLFQNGFSQTPNLKRIDTYIEQARVKWEVPGLAVAVVKDDSIIFAKGYGVRELGKPEKVDAHTLFAVASNTKAFTAALLGMLVDEGKLKWDDRVTAHVRDFQMYDPFVTRELNVIDLLTHRSGLPTYGGDHLWIGSTLSREEILRRLRFLEPSAPLRTKFQYQNLMFLVAGQIIPSVTGKSWDEFMHERILTPLGMNETSTSIRFLQNRGNVAMPHEVVSGKISVIAYDSVDAVGPAGSLNSNVIDMAQWMRLHLGKGVYQGKRLFSERTARNLHTLHMPIPVSTRAEKNFDRHFSGYGLGWFIYDYKGQKVMNHGGGLSGMFSLQTWLPDKNFGVIILTNFAPHDLIDALTYRILDAVLGAPARDWSSDFLKWRDDQREREAKAEAELQAQRVAGTQPSLKLESYVGDYFDDFSGPARVSLQNGKLVFYYNPRHTGELEHWNYDTFRITWNNPIYDMPKTAFITFYLDESGNV, via the coding sequence ATGTCAGAAAAAAAGATGATTCGTCACATGCGCGCGGTGTTAATCGTTCTCATATTTCTTTTTCAAAATGGTTTTTCGCAAACGCCGAATCTCAAACGGATCGATACCTACATCGAACAAGCACGCGTGAAATGGGAGGTGCCCGGCCTGGCGGTTGCCGTGGTAAAAGATGATTCGATCATTTTTGCCAAAGGCTACGGCGTGCGCGAGCTGGGCAAGCCCGAAAAAGTCGATGCGCACACGCTGTTCGCCGTGGCCTCGAATACCAAGGCCTTCACCGCCGCGCTGCTCGGCATGCTCGTTGATGAAGGCAAACTCAAATGGGATGATCGCGTCACGGCGCATGTGCGCGATTTTCAAATGTATGATCCGTTTGTCACCCGCGAGTTGAATGTCATTGATTTACTCACCCATCGCAGCGGTCTGCCGACTTACGGCGGCGATCATTTGTGGATCGGTTCGACATTGAGTCGCGAGGAGATTCTGCGTCGTCTGCGCTTTCTCGAACCCAGCGCGCCCTTGCGCACGAAATTTCAATACCAAAACTTGATGTTTCTCGTCGCCGGGCAAATTATTCCATCAGTGACCGGCAAGAGCTGGGATGAATTCATGCACGAAAGAATTTTAACCCCGCTGGGCATGAATGAAACCTCGACGAGTATTCGCTTTTTGCAGAATCGCGGCAACGTTGCCATGCCGCATGAAGTCGTTTCCGGCAAAATTTCTGTGATTGCGTATGACAGCGTCGATGCCGTCGGGCCGGCCGGCTCGCTCAACTCGAACGTTATCGACATGGCACAATGGATGCGCTTGCATCTCGGTAAAGGCGTTTATCAGGGCAAACGCTTGTTCAGCGAACGAACGGCGCGTAATCTTCACACGCTGCACATGCCCATTCCGGTTTCGACTCGGGCGGAGAAAAATTTTGATAGACATTTTTCCGGTTACGGCCTGGGCTGGTTCATTTATGATTACAAGGGCCAGAAGGTCATGAACCACGGCGGCGGACTTTCCGGCATGTTTTCGCTGCAAACCTGGCTGCCTGATAAAAATTTTGGGGTCATCATTCTTACCAATTTTGCGCCGCACGATTTGATTGATGCCTTGACCTACCGCATTCTCGACGCCGTGCTCGGCGCGCCCGCGCGCGATTGGAGCTCGGATTTTCTCAAATGGCGGGATGACCAGCGCGAACGCGAAGCCAAAGCCGAAGCCGAGTTGCAAGCGCAGCGCGTTGCTGGAACTCAGCCCTCACTCAAACTCGAATCTTATGTCGGCGATTATTTTGATGACTTCTCCGGCCCGGCGCGGGTGAGCCTGCAAAACGGTAAACTGGTGTTTTATTACAATCCGCGTCACACCGGAGAACTAGAGCATTGGAATTACGATACGTTTCGCATCACATGGAACAATCCCATCTACGACATGCCGAAAACGGCGTTTATCACGTTCTATCTTGACGAAAGCGGCAACGTCG